A genomic stretch from Neomonachus schauinslandi chromosome 14, ASM220157v2, whole genome shotgun sequence includes:
- the ARVCF gene encoding armadillo repeat protein deleted in velo-cardio-facial syndrome isoform X1, whose amino-acid sequence MEDCNVHSAASILASVKEQEARFERLTRALEQERRHVALQLERAQQPGMGSGGVGSGQPLPMAWQQLVLQEQSPGSQASLATMSEAPEVLEETVTVEEDPGTPTSHVSIVTSEDGTTRRTETKVTKTVKTVTTRTVRQVPVGPDGLPLLDGGPPLGPFTDGPLDRHFLLRGGGPAATLSRAYLSSGGSFTDGPEPRDVPSYGSLSRGLGVRPARGPLGPGPVDGCFTLPGRREAFPAGPEPVPPAGRSQPERFQAEPYGLEDDTRSLAADDEGGPELEPDYGTATRRRPECGRGLRTRAYEDVADDGGELMEERPPFPAATAPLAQPERGSLGSLDRVVRRSPSVDSARKEPRWRDPELPEVLAMLRHPVDPVKANAAAYLQHLCFENEGVKRRVRQLRGLPLLVALLDHPRAEVRRRACGALRNLSYGRDTDNKAAIRDCGGVPALVRLLRAARDNEVRELVTGTLWNLSSYEPLKMVIIDHGLQTLTHEVIVPHSGWEREPNEDSKPRDAEWTTVFKNTSGCLRNVSSDGAEARRRLRECEGLVDALLHALQSAVGRKDTDNKSVENCVCIMRNLSYHVHKEVPGADRYQEAEPGPPGGAAGSQRRRRDDAGCFGGKKAKEEWFHQGKKDGEMDRNFDTLDLPKRTEAAKGFELLYQPEVVRLYLSLLTESRNFNTLEAAAGALQNLSAGNWMWATYIRATVRKERGLPVLVELLQSETDKVVRAVAIALRNLSLDRRNKDLIGSYAMAELVRNVRNAQAPARPGARLEEDTVVAVLNTIHEIVSDSLDNARSLLQAQGVPALVALVAASQSVREAKAASHVLQTVWSYKELRGALQKDGWTKARFQSAAATAKGPKGAPSPGGFDDSTLPLVDKSLDGEKPGSRDVIPMEALGPDGYSTVDRRERRARGNDPAGEASEKEPFKPDPGRKVPPGPSRPAVRLVDAVGDAKPQPVDSWV is encoded by the exons ATGGAGGACTGCAACGTGCACTCGGCTGCCAGCATTCTGGCCTCGGTGAAAGAGCAGGAGGCCCGCTTTGAGCGACTGACGCGAGCCCTGGAGCAGGAGCGGCGCCATGTTGCCCTGCAGCTGGAGCGTGCCCAGCAGCCTGGCATGGGCAGTGGTGGTGTGGGCAGTGGGCAGCCCTTGCCAATGGCCTGGCAACAGCTGGTCCTGCAG GAGCAGAGCCCGGGCAGCCAGGCCTCACTGGCCACAATGTCAGAGGCGCCCGAGGTGCTGGAGGAGACAGTGACAGTAGAGGAGGACCCTGGCACGCCCACCTCCCATGTGTCCATTGTCACATCAGAAGACGGCACTACCCGGCGCACTGAGACCAAG GTCACGAAGACGGTCAAGACGGTGACCACGAGAACAGTGCGCCAGGTGCCCGTAGGCCCAGATGGCCTCCCCCTGCTGGACGGCGGCCCCCCACTAGGCCCCTTCACAGACGGCCCTCTGGACCGGCACTTCCTGTTGCGCGGGGGTGGTCCGGCAGCCACGCTTTCCCGCGCCTACCTCAGCAGCGGGGGCAGCTTTACCGACGGCCCTGAGCCCCGTGATGTCCCCAGCTACGGCAGTCTCTCCCGTGGGCTGGGTGTGCGGCCCGCACGTGGCCCCCTTGGCCCAGGCCCTGTCGATGGCTGCTTCACACTGCCTGGCCGACGTGAGGCCTTCCCTGCAGGCCCTGAGCCTGTGCCACCAGCCGGTCGCTCCCAGCCCGAGCGCTTCCAGGCAGAGCCATACGGCTTAGAGGATGACACCCGCAGTCTGGCTGCCGATGACGAGGGTGGCCCGGAGCTGGAGCCTGACTATGGCACTGCCACAAGGAGGAGGCCTGAGTGTGGACGTGGTCTTCGTACCAG GGCCTACGAGGATGTGGCAGATGATGGCGGTGAGCTGATGGAGGAGCGGCCCCCGTTTCCTGCTGCGACAGCACCTCTGGCCCAGCCAGAACGGGGCAGCCTAGGCAGCCTGGACCGAGTGGTACGACGGTCGCCCTCAGTCGACAGCGCCCGTAAGGAGCCGCGTTGGCGGGACCCCGAGCTGCCGGAGGTCCTGGCCATGCTGCGACACCCCGTGGACCCTGTGAAAGCCAACGCGGCCGCCTACCTGCAACACCTGTGCTTTGAGAACGAGGGCGTCAAGCGCCGCGTGCGGCAGCTGCGGGGCCTGCCTCTGCTCGTGGCTCTGCTGGACCACCCGAGGGCGGAGGTGCGGCGGCGGGCCTGCGGGGCGCTGCGTAACCTCTCCTACGGCCGAGACACGGACAACAAGGCTGCCATCCGGGACTGTGGCGGTGTGCCTGCCCTCGTGCGCCTGCTGCGGGCTGCCCGGGACAATGAGGTCCGAGAGCTCGTCACAG GCACACTGTGGAACCTGTCATCCTACGAGCCCCTGAAGATGGTCATCATTGACCACGGCCTGCAGACGCTGACCCACGAGGTCATTGTGCCCCACTCGGGCTGGGAGCGCGAGCCCAACGAGGATTCCAAGCCGAGAGATGCCGAGTGGACAACGGTCTTCAAGAACACATCGGGCTGCTTGAg GAACGTGAGTTCGGATGGTGCAGAGGCCCGGCGGCGGCTCCGGGAATGCGAAGGGCTGGTAGACGCCCTGCTGCACGCCCTGCAGTCAGCTGTGGGCAGGAAGGACACGGACAACAAG tcAGTGGAGAATTGTGTGTGTATCATGCGGAACCTGTCCTACCACGTGCACAAGGAGGTGCCTGGGGCCGACAGGTACCAGGAGGCTGAGCCGGGGCCCCCGGGCGGTGCTGCGGGCTCCCAGCGCCGGAGGAGGGATGACGCTGGCTGTTTCGGTGGCAAGAAGGCCAAAG AGGAGTGGTTCCATCAAG GGAAGAAGGATGGTGAGATGGACCGGAACTTTGACACACTGGACCTGCCCAAACGAACTGAGGCTGCCAAAG GCTTTGAGCTGCTGTATCAGCCCGAGGTGGTACgtctctacctctccctcctcACGGAGAGCCGGAACTTTAACACCCTGGAGGCTGCCGCTGGCGCCCTGCAGAACCTCAGCGCTGGCAACTGGATG TGGGCCACCTACATCCGTGCCACGGTGCGCAAGGAGCGTGGCCTTCCGGTGCTCGTGGAGCTGCTGCAGTCCGAGACTGACAAGGTGGTGCGTGCTGTCGCCATCGCCCTGCGCAACCTCTCCCTGGACCGGCGCAACAAGGACCTCATTG GGAGCTATGCCATGGCTGAGCTGGTGCGGAACGTGCGCAATGCGCAGGCTCCGGCGCGACCGGGTGCCCGCCTGGAGGAGGACACCGTGGTGGCTGTGCTCAACACCATCCACGAGATCGTGTCCGACAGCCTGGACAATGCGCGCTCACTACTCCAGGCCCAAGGCGTTCCAGCGCTGGTGGCCCTCGTCGCTGCCAG CCAATCGGTACGCGAAGCGAAGGCCGCCTCCCACGTGCTGCAGACTGTGTGGAGCTACAAGGAGCTGCGTGGCGCCCTGCAGAAGGATGGCTGGACCAAGGCACGCTTCCAG TCAGCCGCTGCTACCGCTAAGGGACCCAAAGGAGCACCGAGTCCCGGAGGCTTTGACGACAGCACGCTGCCACTGGTGGACAAGAGCCTTG ATGGCGAGAAACCAGGCAGCCGGGACGTGATCCCCATGGAGGCACTTGGCCCAG ACGGATACTCCACTGTGGACCGGAGGGAGCGGAGGGCTCGAGGCAATGACCCTGCAGGGGAGGCCTCTGAGAAGGAACCGTTCAAA CCCGACCCCGGCAGGAAGGTTCCTCCTGGGCCCAGCAGGCCCGCAGTCAGGCTGGTGGACGCCGTGGGGGACGCTAAGCCTCAGCCCGTTGACTCCTGGGTCTAG